Genomic window (Oryza sativa Japonica Group chromosome 3, ASM3414082v1):
CTTGTGGgacaaaataaaaacataatcAAAATATGAAGTGCTAATTTTCTTTGGCAAAAtgcagaaaataataataatctaaATATGAAGTGTAAATTTTCTTTGGGCAAATGCATAAAAATTGGGaaaagacaaaaaaataaaacataatcAAAATATGAACTGGAAaaggtttaaaaaaaatacaaaacacATAATCAAAATATGCAAATATGAACTATAAATTTTCTTTGGGCAAACGCAATGTTTTTAGGAAGATGTGAGCTTTTTTTCCTTAACCAAATCAGCCTAAAGGCAAAGACCATCAGAGAACTGTCATAATCTGATTATCCTGATCTCACTCGTCAACTTTTCTTCCAGGAAGATAATATGAGAATACAGAACAATGAGGACAACTCGACGCAACAGTCAGTGGGGAGGAGCAAGCTTGGAGGAGTCAAATAGCTCAAACAGTCATGCACAATACTTGATATGGCCTGGTCTACCAAAGCAGTTTTTCTGGATGTCTCTCTTGGGAAGATACATCATTTTGTTCCCCCACGAAAGGCTACAACACCCTGATTAACACAAGCAAAAGTTTCACCCAAATACATCCTACAGAATCATTCCTCAACTCCCAGAGAGCAAAAGGTATAAAAGAACCGTTTCGGTATAGTCAAGCAAGCTATCTAAGCAGAATCAATGGAACAATGCGAAATTCCGAGCATCAGAACCAGCAGTGCGTATGGATGGCTGTCATCAGAACCTGCGGAGCCCACGATCAAACATCCTTGCAGATGGGCACTCATATGACATATGACCCCTCCCACCGCAGGTGCCACAGATCATGGTTGTCATGCAGTTGCGGCTGATGTGCCCTGGCTTGCCACACAAGCGGCAGGTAATGTCACGGAAAGGGCCGCCCTGTATCTCTGAAGAAATGGTCGTTTTTTGACAGTTCCGAGCAAGATGCCCAGAGACATTGCACAGGTTGCAAACAGGCTCGTTCGTGCACTCCCGAGCTATGTGCCCAGGCTGACGACAGTTGTTGCAAGCCCGCTCGTTGGTGCAGTCAACAGCAATGTGGCCTGGCTTAAAACATTTGTTGCATAGCTTACTAGATCCTGAACTTGGGCAATCACGTGCCAGATGACCTGTCTTGCTGCAGGTGTGACACAGGGCGTCATTCTTGCATTCGGTAGCAATGTGGCCAGACTGCTTGCAGTTCCAACAAACAGTTTCAGAAGTGCATTCTGCTGCGAAGTGTCTGTTTAAAATAACGCCCAAAAAGAAGTTAGCGCACTTTCTTCAATATATTTCCAAGACTAAAAGATGGCAGCAGAAAATGGAACACAAGAGCAAGTTAACAGTACTAGGCCCGAAACACTTAATGATAACAACATCTAGATTCCCCCCAAAATGAAGCAGATGCAGCTACATTAAGTGAGTGTTTCATCTCATTTTACCCTGGAAGATTGCATCTGTTGCATGTAGCAGTAGATTGGCAATCCCTAGCAAAGTGACCAGGCCTCCTGCAATTCTTGCATATAAGATCCCTGGAAAATTATTCATATTAACATGGTTATTCCCTTGAGGGTTCGACAGATTGTACTCCaatatacagaaaaaaaaacacatttggCATAACTAGATTCAAAGGGCATGTGTCTTCTTAATTGAGAGCATAGATTTATAAATGACACGAGTAATTGACACTTTCTAGTGGATATACATGGTGTATCTGCACTAAGTAAATTTGTGCTCAGGTCTTTAATGTGATTGGAATTTGAAAAGTGGATCATGGATTACAAGTGCACACCATTATACATAATACATGTAGTGGGACAACTGCCAAGGGCTCATACTGATGGGGGAAAACATCATTGCATTTGCTTCAGAATAGCATTGTCTGATTTGAAATACTTTCAATAATGTGCTAGTTATCACAAATATAACACAGTTCAGTGAGGGCGCTGTTAAGGCATTGTAACAGAGTTGCGGTTATTACATTCCATACTTCCTGATACTGAGTTAGCCTTGTTTCTCAAATTTGTACCAGAGAACTACAGATGACAACGTCAGGCCCTGATGaataatagttttttttcttaaaatttctCAACATTTATCCCACTAGTTAAGCCCTaccatttagattttttttcatgctatATTTGTTGATGGAAACAGTAAAGGCCCCTCCAGAATCCATACCACAGATTCTAAAAACTGGTTACATGACCAATTCAACGTCTAATAGGTCTGAATAATGGTTGGATCATTGAACCAGCAGTTCAAAGATATTATGCTTTAATAAGTTTAAACTTACTTCATAGTTATAGCTTAATAGGACTGAACCCTGAAACAAGCTTTATAATACCTTGGGGGTTGAGGTGGGTCAAGTCTGGGGGATTGGCAGAACAACTAAATAAATTAACatgtttctctttcttcctctgGGCTTTTCGCCAACCCTACCATACATTTGCCATGCAATTATCCTAACACCTCCGTGACCAGTTGACCACAAGCCAAATTTTGGTTAACAATCCATTTCCCTCAATGGAGCTAACGTATGTCCATGACCAAAATGTAGTGAAGAGCAGACAATGAACACAATAATGGAGGCAAACAAAAATTGTGTGAACTCAATGTTATTATTGGATGTACCATTCAGGTAATATAAACACCCCGTGCAGGGGCGGAGCCAGATTTAGCTCTCACCTAGGGCTGGGCTAGTATAATTTTACACAAGTGGGTTTTTAGTTCCTAATTTTTTAGAACTTAGCAGGGTAATCTACATGGTATTTGAGCTTCGCAATAGAGATGAAGCCTTTAGCTACCCTACTCCGGCATCTGCTCCTAGAACTACGCAAATATACAACTCAATGTAGCATCACTTGCAAGCAAGATTTGGAGACACACCTGTGGCCGCGATGTTCTCTTCTACGAATTGGGCTACGGctacggctgcggctgcggctgcgacgTGATACACGCTCACTACGCAGCCTTTCTCGCCGAGGGCTTCGGCTTcggctcctgctcctgctgcgACTCCtgctcttgctcttgctcttgctcttgctcccgcttctgcttctgcttctgctccTGCTGTTGCTCCTGCTCCTTGATGGACTCATTGTAACAGCGGCAGACCTAAAGTGAGGCTTGGGGATTCAGCTGAaccacaaataaataaataaaatggaaaCGAATTGCTATTAGTAAATCAAATCGGGACGAAACTGGATGAATTAATTCGACAGGAGAAACATCAATCGAATTCCAAATGGATCCCTAATCTGTCCATGCCGGCTCATGAAATGGATTACAATTTTTTGGGTTCGAAACTGACCTGCTCCATTTCATACTGGTCGACGCAGCGAGGGTGCTGGGCGACATCGCCGGCGCGCCGTAGACCTTCCGGGCTgctccgccggcggccggccaccAGCAAATCAGGATCGAGGAACAGCggcggccggggaagaggacaagaggcggcggcgggggcggatgcGGATCTCGAAGAGGACGCGGTGTGGGGGCCCGGGGGTTGGAGGTCGACGCGGTGGGCgctcggggaggggaggggaggggaggggaggggagggaggccgacgcggtggcgccggggaggaggacgcccggcggcgaggcggcggcgctatcGAGCCGCGGTCATGCGGCGGGTGACCGCGTGAGATTGCGAGGTGACTGgcgtctgctgctgctgctgctggggtGGGGAATGGCGTTAGGGTAGGGTTCGAGGAAATTGCTCCTTTGCCACTTTCACTCAACCCAACTTTAAAGTTGGTTTGGATTTGTCTGTGGTACAATTGGTGAAAAAACCTTTCACTACATATACTGTATGGGAGTAGTAGAGTAAAATCCCTCTACTTTTATTACAGAGTAAGTGGGCTATAATAtcatttcaaataaaaaataattacttatttcgtttttaaatatatgactATGTTGACTTTTAAGCATTGGGAGGTTCGGCGGTGCTTTCTTGTAACATTTTCTACACCGGACAACCTAGCTGTTCAATTGGAGTGTGTTGGATTGAGCAAATAATACCAATTAAAAGGAAATGCTACCGCGGGAAACTATACCTTACCATTGGCTTGCTCACACAATCCATCGACAGCGAACATTCCTATGTTGTTATCCATATACCTAGTTTCATCACCGGCTGTTTGACTTCGACTGTATCAATTTTTACAACTGCCCAGCTATATTGCGAGAAATGATATGCATCTCATTTTATTTATGTAAGTTATCAAACAGGTTCTTAAAAAGTTTGGATATATGATAAAGTAAagtgtttatatttttatactctCCTTCCCAAAATATTTTTCCGgatcctaaatatttgacattttAGAACAAAATTCGATCAAAAACTTTGATGATAAGgatcctaaatatttgacattttAGAACAAGGACACTGGCGAGTTATACAAGAGTCTATAcgactacttcctccgtcccaaaataaaccaacggAACCTTAAGCTTCTTGGTAATCGTGACCGTCCACACATGATCTGACGGCCGTGTTCTTGAGCTGAATATCTGAATAGCCCAAGGATACGTGATAATTATTTAAGGTACAAATAAACAAATAACTATTATAAtgttaaaaatagatttagaaCAGATTACAAGAAAATCATATGTAGAaagattttatttaaaaaagataTTATTTAGGAGTTCGACAAGCACGTGCATTCATTCATTAGTAGTTCAGCACCAGACTGGATTCTCCGTTCACCCATACATAGCACAGGGACCTGGCTTCTCAGATGAGAAATTCCAGTTTTCAAGTAGCGTTCGTAGAATTTTCCAGGAAGTATTAAGTGTAAGAACCATCTTCTAGATACTATATAGCCACCCACGATAAACTGACAAGTCGGCAAACTTACAGACAAACTAATACTACTATATATACTAAGATGGCACCAAAACAAAACAAGGAATTGTCTTGTTCTAACTGACTATTTCAAGGTAATGCTGAATCGCACACCTCATATGACCTCCCAGTGAGCGACTCGAAGATACTCTTTTGATGCTTTAGCATGTGGCGCACATAGTACAGACCACGAAAATCTGCTATGAAAAACGCCTCTAGCAACCACAGATGCAAATGGAAGACAACTGACAGCTCAGGTGGTTCTGTGGATCCTGGTTGACATGGCAAAAAAATGCAAGGCCCTTTAGGGGGCATGGGACGAGATGGACTCTGGGTCGTTCATCCCAGCGAGAAATGCAATGAAGACCCACAGCATTAGAACACCAATGATGGCAGCCCTTATGGCATTCTCGCAGCTATAAGGAGATGGAAGCTCCGCCTCATCAAAGTTCATGCTTGCGACAGGTGATCCATCATCAATGGTTATCTGGCGAGGTTGGCTCTTGCTGCCTTCCCCTGCCTGTATTACTGAAATATTACGCGGCTTCTCACATTGCGGGCAGCTGCATTTGCCACCAAGAAAAGTTGGCACAATCTGCAAGAACTCGGCTAATGTCTTCTTATATGATTCTCCCTCAAAACGCAACTTCTGCTTTGTGGATGGTTTCAGAACCTAGGTAGATTAGAAAGAACATATAAGTAACATTAGATGTGGTGAGGAAGCAGGACACAATTGTTTGTCATCTCACAGTCATAACTAATGCTAGTTCTGATTTGTAGCCATCCTTGTTTAGGCAGATAGTCCAAGTAGTCAAAACTCAAGCAATTGTGCTCATGAATGAACTATGCCCCCCCTAACAAATGTCTGTGGGACATGCTCTTGTTCATTTGTGGTCAGTGGGGACAGTTAAATAGTTATTGAGATGACATGTAGGTGGAGAAAGTTACCTGAATAAGAGTCTGCGCAATTACTCTGACAACAGGAGGAAGACGCACAATAAATAGTACCCCAAGACGATTTGGATAGTTTTCTTGAACTATAGTGATAAACGACCTCATCATTTGCATTGGAAATCTGAATGGAGAAATCCCATGACAATCCAGCAAAACAGTTATTCTCGGATCTTCTTTGTTGGTCAAGTATACAATACCATTGTCGATTTGAGAAACTGAAAAGAAAATGTTAGAGATTACTATTAGTGATCCTCTTGGTAAATCAGCCGGACAGAATCCTATTATCTGCTCAAAACTTGGATAGACAATGTTGTTAAAGAAAGATGGCCTTCTTTCTGTCAAACTAACTGCTGATGGACAGTATCTTGCTAGATGAACCATATttattgaaaaagaaaatatcttACTGCAAGCAACAAAGCAATTTCCCACACTATATGTTCCTTCCCAGTTCAAAGATGATAAAAACTATCACATGAAGACAATCTAGGACATAAATGAATGGGTGTATAGAGCAGGCTGAGAAGTTACCTACTGCTTGCCCAAACCGAGGTCTATCAGAAGGGGCTAGACTAGAGCATGCAAGACCAAGACGGACTATTAAACAGGGCCGAAGCATAGTATCGAATCCATGCCAAAAAACTAAATGGGACCACTTCTCGAGTTCGTGCAATGTAAGTATATGGAAGGTTTCCCTCCAACGAATTGTCTTCTTAACTGAAGAGAGCAAACTTGAAAAGTCACCATTGGCTGCAATGTAAAATCTGCGTAGTTCATCCTCATTGAACCTGAAATGTCCATAAGGTAAATTCTCTCAGCTATATGTCATTTTTGCAGCTCAGGGCACTGGTGTGTATATACAACTATAACAAGACTTCAGAATCGCACAGAAAGACATGTTTGAACACTAAGCTCAATGCAAATAAGCTCAACACCAGCTCATACACCAAACTAGGCTTACATAGCCTGAAACCCTCAGCTATACCCACAAGATACAACTCatgaaattcaaaatatataaagctTTATTTGACCTATATCACACTTCTGTACACATCTGTGCACTTCCCACTCTTATATGTAAGTTGGCACTTTTAGTACTGGATACATCACAATAACAAGAGCTGCATTAGAAAATCCATTTCAAgatgttgtatttttttaatcctGCACCCTGGATGGGAATAATTGATACATATAGAAATGTATCGTTcataaaaacaaacaaacttttAGATTTACCTTTCAGGCAAAGTGATGCCTTGTTTCTCAAGTTCCTTGAACAGTGATATGAGCCAGTTATCTGGCTCGGTATCCTTTGTGCCATCAGCAACATCCCTAAAACAAGAAATAAAACACTAGATGAAAATTTAGCCCTCTTTCCGTAAGTTTATTTCATTATTGTGATGTGATATGGTCAGAACTAGAACGCTATGATTCAATGAAAAGAAGCTAGCAACACATTCCTCAGCTAAGAGATACTTCTAGTATTTCTTTCTTTAGTCTTAACCAACCTTATACCAGAAGTTGATGCTGTTTCATCTGATTCAGAAGGTACATCAGGAGCTTCTGTATTGCTACCCAATTCATCATTGCGCTTAGAGGACCGGTCACATAATGTTGTTGTGACAGAAAGAAACAACAGTGGTGTCGATAATTTCTGTATAGGAGAAAAATATTCAGAAAGAAATTATTAAAGAAACAAGTGAAACAGCATAGCAGAAGTGTCACAGTGCACCAATTCATCAAACTAGTAAAAACCCACAACCATGTTCAAAACGAGGATTGAAGCAGGTTTAGTCTAGCATAGATGGACATATCCATCATATTATTCACATGAATTGATCTGGGATTCACTATGTTAACTCAGTAAGTAGCTAACATACGTCGCAAGAAATTGTAAGACATGGTCATTTCTAGTTTCTTAATCTTTAACTAAGTGGAAGCCCAGAACATGCTTCAAAAAGCCCAACATGCATGATAAATAGATAACCTATGCCAAAACAAACTCCAAGCCAAATGGAATCGTTCATATGTAAAAACCTGTAATACAATGGTCTAGTGTTGCTGTCAGCAAAGAATATAGTAatggtgaaaagaaaattatagcAGCCTAAAAGCCTATGTGAAGAATAATAGTGCTGGACCTATATTCATTTCTCCGTGAAAATTTAAGTCCAGGTTGAGCATGATTAAGTGGACAGAGTGTGTGGCTTGCATCTGAACCTGGTGCATGTTATGGTTGCAACCAGAAGTGTCAAAAGTGGAATATAAAATGCTACAATCAACATAAGTGACAGTTCTTATTGGTAATTGCTACTTAGTTGAGAGGCAACAAGAGAAATATATCTCATTTAAGCAAGCAATTTTCAAAAGCACAAGCTGatagaagaaaaataattgTGTGTATCTAGGAAATCAAGAGAATCAAGGTCTttacttccattatctaaaaaaagagaGTTAAGGCCTTGAAGGACCGAGAGGTAAAACAACCTGAATGCCTTGCACAATAAATTTGAGTGGCGCCCACTGTTGAATCCACCTAAATGGAGGGTACCCAAGAACTTGCAATGCTTGAATAGAATTCCATATAAAAGGGCATCTTGCTTTTGAAAATCTTCTTACTACTTCCAAGGCAATAACCTTTACCAAAAAAGATGCCAGATGACTTGTAGACTCCCCGCTCAAGATTAAATGTTTTCCTGGCACGATCTGCTTGACTGTCTTGGGTGAAATGGCTTTTGCTGGAGAAGCAACCAATGCACCCTGGTACTTCCTGTCACTGCCTGGTTTGCTTGATGACTGGAAGTTTTTGCTTGAACTGGCCATCGTTATGATTTATGAAGCATAGGCATAAACAGAATCTAATCCCTGGTTTTGAAATGTATCACCACATCAATCAACAGTTACAAAGCAGTTGCATCGAACCAGCAGGAAATGGAGCTGAAAAAACAAACAAGAAGTGAATCCCATCAGCATGAGGTGTTAGAAaagtaaacaaaaaaaatactgatACTAACTTTTTAAGAATCAAACCAGCAAACAGAACAGTCTTCATTGACTATTCCTAACTATATGGTGAAATGAGATATGGATATATTGTCTGATATGAATGTCACTTCTCTTGGTTCTATAACTGATCTTTATCTAGCTACAATGGAAGCATACGGTCCAGCACTATCATACATATAAATCTCCCAgcaaaaacaataataatactAAAAATGATCCAAGCAACATAGGGGGACTCTAATTATCCAGTTCTCCCAATTTATGACGAAAAATCTCCATCTATACTACCACCAAGTCCAAACAATATGGCACCTAGCTACTAATCAAACACAATCAGAGTATCTCCCACTAATCGTCGGAAACCCGACCCAAAGCAGGTTATGTACTTTCCCCCAAAATTTTGGGAAACAAGCTGGTATGAGAGCAATCCAACAAAACCCACAAATAGCAGGATGGATTGGACAGGACAAATTAGATTGGTTGCTCAAACAACAAATTACCCTACGAGCAATCCAAGCATGCTGCATTAGGGCTTCCGTACCAACCACAAATGAAATCACGCTGCAGAATCCATCCCCCGCCTGTCAACTCCttcgaggtggtggtggtggagccgctcctcctccgtcgccggtTAGGGTTCGATCTTGCCTTCCACCTTGCGCATCCGGGGATGGGAGGGAGATCGATGGTGGAGACGGATCTAGGCAGAGGTGGGTGGGTgcggggcggtggcggtgggcaaGAGAAGGGAAGGGAGCGAGGCGAGATGGGGAGAAGGGAAGGGGCAGAGGACACGCGCACGGCGCACACGCCTCTCGCGGTCTCGCACGACC
Coding sequences:
- the LOC4334596 gene encoding uncharacterized protein isoform X1; translation: MSPSTLAASTSMKWSRSAAVTMSPSRSRSNSRSRSRSRSGSKSKSKSKSRSRSRSRSRSRSPRRERLRSERVSRRSRSRSRSRSPIRRREHRGHRDLICKNCRRPGHFARDCQSTATCNRCNLPGHFAAECTSETVCWNCKQSGHIATECKNDALCHTCSKTGHLARDCPSSGSSKLCNKCFKPGHIAVDCTNERACNNCRQPGHIARECTNEPVCNLCNVSGHLARNCQKTTISSEIQGGPFRDITCRLCGKPGHISRNCMTTMICGTCGGRGHMSYECPSARMFDRGLRRF
- the LOC4334596 gene encoding zinc finger protein GIS2 isoform X3 is translated as MSPSTLAASTSMKWSRSAAVTMSPSRSRSNSRSRSRSRSGSKSKSKSKSRSRSRSRSRSRSPRRERLRSERVSRRSRSRSRSRSPIRRREHRGHRHFAAECTSETVCWNCKQSGHIATECKNDALCHTCSKTGHLARDCPSSGSSKLCNKCFKPGHIAVDCTNERACNNCRQPGHIARECTNEPVCNLCNVSGHLARNCQKTTISSEIQGGPFRDITCRLCGKPGHISRNCMTTMICGTCGGRGHMSYECPSARMFDRGLRRF
- the LOC4334596 gene encoding uncharacterized protein isoform X2, yielding MSPSRSRSNSRSRSRSRSGSKSKSKSKSRSRSRSRSRSRSPRRERLRSERVSRRSRSRSRSRSPIRRREHRGHRDLICKNCRRPGHFARDCQSTATCNRCNLPGHFAAECTSETVCWNCKQSGHIATECKNDALCHTCSKTGHLARDCPSSGSSKLCNKCFKPGHIAVDCTNERACNNCRQPGHIARECTNEPVCNLCNVSGHLARNCQKTTISSEIQGGPFRDITCRLCGKPGHISRNCMTTMICGTCGGRGHMSYECPSARMFDRGLRRF
- the LOC4334597 gene encoding uncharacterized protein, whose product is MASSSKNFQSSSKPGSDRKYQGALVASPAKAISPKTVKQIVPGKHLILSGESTSHLASFLVKVIALEVVRRFSKARCPFIWNSIQALQVLGYPPFRWIQQWAPLKFIVQGIQKLSTPLLFLSVTTTLCDRSSKRNDELGSNTEAPDVPSESDETASTSGIRDVADGTKDTEPDNWLISLFKELEKQGITLPERFNEDELRRFYIAANGDFSSLLSSVKKTIRWRETFHILTLHELEKWSHLVFWHGFDTMLRPCLIVRLGLACSSLAPSDRPRFGQAVVSQIDNGIVYLTNKEDPRITVLLDCHGISPFRFPMQMMRSFITIVQENYPNRLGVLFIVRLPPVVRVIAQTLIQVLKPSTKQKLRFEGESYKKTLAEFLQIVPTFLGGKCSCPQCEKPRNISVIQAGEGSKSQPRQITIDDGSPVASMNFDEAELPSPYSCENAIRAAIIGVLMLWVFIAFLAGMNDPESISSHAP